Proteins encoded together in one Synergistaceae bacterium window:
- a CDS encoding L,D-transpeptidase family protein: MKLKPESQKLFFLIIVTVAICALFFTIKHHGVDEKAAKVAEKELKLTPDVPKTAKPLSPTILQKRDAYSHRGEWIKIIKLDHKLHVMKDKNIVKIYDIAVGKNLGQKVRAGDCKTPVGDFSVQQIQSASHWSHDFKDGKGVIQNAYGPWFIRLRTGWNGIGIHGTHAPNSIGTNDTEGCIRLKNSDVDELKRRHIRIGMPVVIVE; encoded by the coding sequence ATGAAATTAAAACCTGAGTCACAAAAGTTGTTTTTTCTGATTATAGTAACAGTTGCCATATGTGCACTGTTTTTTACCATTAAACATCATGGAGTTGATGAAAAAGCAGCAAAGGTTGCAGAAAAAGAGTTGAAACTCACGCCTGATGTGCCAAAAACTGCTAAACCTCTTTCTCCTACTATTCTTCAGAAAAGAGATGCTTATTCTCATAGGGGTGAATGGATAAAGATTATTAAGCTAGACCATAAACTTCATGTTATGAAAGACAAAAATATCGTAAAAATTTATGATATAGCAGTAGGCAAGAACCTTGGACAGAAAGTACGTGCTGGAGATTGTAAAACTCCGGTGGGTGATTTTTCTGTACAACAGATACAAAGCGCTAGTCATTGGTCTCATGACTTCAAAGATGGCAAAGGCGTGATTCAGAACGCTTATGGCCCCTGGTTCATTCGATTAAGAACAGGATGGAATGGCATTGGAATCCATGGAACACATGCGCCCAATTCTATAGGAACAAATGATACAGAGGGCTGCATTAGATTAAAAAACAGCGATGTTGACGAACTGAAAAGACGACATATTAGAATAGGTATGCCTGTTGTAATAGTTGAATAA